TCCGATATTGAGGCCATTCGTGGTGTGGATTGTGCAGGTGTCCTAAAAACTTTATTAAAAAAATCCCTCATAAATATAAAAGGTAGGGATGAAGGTCCCGGTCGGCCTTTAATGTATGCCACTACTGGTGAATTTCTGCAGGCTTTTGGATTGAGCCGTATTGCAGATTTACCAAAACTTAAAGAAGTAGCTGAATTATTAGAGGAGCAACCAGCCCTTACAGAGCAAATTAATGCGTTTAAATAAATTTATAGCCCAAGCTGGTATCGCCTCTAGGCGAGAAGCGGATAAATTGATAAAAGGTGCCACTGTTACGATCAATGGTGTGGTGGAGGTAAACCCCGCCTATGATGTTCAAGTTTCCGATGATGTTCGATATGACAATGCTCGTATTAAACCGGAATCAAATATAAGAATCATCCTATTAAATAAGCCCGAAGGATATATTACTACGGTGAAAGATCCCATGCGGCGAAAGACGGTGATGGATCTAATTCAGACGGAAGAACGCCTATTCCCCGTTGGCCGTTTAGATAAAGATTCCACTGGGTTATTATTATTGACGAATGATGGTGCATTGGCGAACAAACTTATGCATCCGAAGAATAGAATTCCCAGAATTTATAAAGTTGTAATTGATAAAGTATTCCGCGGTTGGGAAGTTAAACGCTTGGCAACTAGAGTATATATTGGACAGAAAGAATGGGGTAGAGCAGAAGTTGTTGAACAGCAACAAGTGAAAGGCCGTGCGACAGTATTATTGCGTCTTTACCAAGGGAAAAAGAGGGAAGTTCGGCGAATGATGTACAGGATGAAAAGAAAACTGTTCAGTTTAGACCGAATTCAGTTCGGTCCAATTGAACTTGGAAACATTGCTCGTGGTGCATGGCGGGACTTAAATGAGAGTGAACTAAAGGCACTTGATAAACTTAATTCCTGAGGAATTACTTCATTCTAAATTTGTCTTATTAAATTGGTAATCTTATAAAGAAAGCCTTAAATTTCTTGGCTCATTGAGAGTGGAAAATAGATGATTGTCGCCATAGACGGACCTGCAGCAACAGGAAAAAGTACATCAGCTAAATTAGTGGCCCAGAAATTGAGCTTCACTTATTTAGACACAGGTGCTATGTATCGATGCGTTACATTGGCTGTTTTGAGGGATCAGATTTCTTTGGATGATGAGAGAGCTTTTGAGCAATTGCTCAAAAGTATGAATATCCAACTCGATAAAACTGACGACCGTTTGGTCGTTCATTTAAACGGGGAAGATGTTTCAACTGAAATCCGAAAAGCTAAAGTTACCTCCCAGGTGAGCGCCGTGAGTGCGCTACCCCAAGTTCGGTCTGCTTTAGTTGATTTCCAGAGAAATATTGCGAAAGATCAAAATTGTGTCATGGAAGGCCGGGATATAGGAACTGTTGTGTTTCCCAATGCCGAATTCAAATTTTTCCTGATTGCAGATGATAAGATTCGGGCGGAAAGACGCCAATTGGATTTATTAGCAATTGGAGAGAAAAAATCTATTGATGAGTTGGTTGAAGAAATTCGCCAACGGGATGCTCTGGATTCAGGACGATCCCATTCACCATTACGAAAAGCCGATGACGCTATCGAAGTGGACACATCTAAAATGACAATCAATGAGCAGGTTGACTTTATGGTCAACAAAGTAAAAACATTAACAATAGGAAACTAAACCAACATGAGTGAAACAATACAAGAACCTGTCGTTGAACAGACCAATGATTCTCCTGAATTAGCGGTCAGCGCTGAAATAGTGGACGAAGCGCCTACGACTTCTAACGGAGCTGATGCTCCTGGCAAGGATGTGCCAAAACCAGAATTAAATTACTTGGCTTCAGATTTATTTAATGAAGTGCGCCAAGTATCCCTCGAGGAACTAATGAGCTCCGCGGTAATTGAAGAGGTCTCACAGGAAGAACAAGATAGGTATTTATCGACTTTTTCAGAAATAAATGAACGTGAAATCGTAACCGGCCGTGTCATCGGGATGAATGAAAAAGAGATACTGATTGATATCGGTTTTAAATCTGAAGGTGTCATCCACCGAGATGAATTCACTGAAGACACCCTTCCTGAAGTGGGTGAAAAACTGGATGTTTACCTTGAGCGCATGGAAGATGAAAGTGGAAAAACTGTTCTTTCAAAAGAAAAAGCAGATTTTCTTCGTCGATGGACCCAACTCCGTGAAATTCACGAAACCGGTGAAATCATCAGTGGTCGCATTGTTCGTCGAATTAAAGGTGGTATGGTTGTGGATTTAGAAGGTGTTCAAGCCTTCTTACCTGGATCGCAAATTGACGTTCGCCCTGTAAAGGATTTTGATAAATATATTGATACCGAAATGGAATTGCGGGTTGTGAAATTCAATGAATTCCGTAAAAATGTAGTTGTGTCCCACAAAGCGATTCTTGAAGAAAGTCTGGCTGAACAGCAGGACGAATTATTCGAGAAGTTGGAAGTGGGCAATGTCATGGAAGGCCGCGTTAAAAATATTACCGATTTTGGTGTATTTATTGACCTTGGCGGTATCGACGGCTTGCTCCACATTACCGACCTTAGCTGGGGCCGCGTTAATCATCCATCAGAATTAATTGGTATGGATGATACACTTACTATTAAGATCATAGATTTTGATAAAGAGAAAAAACGCGTTTCATTGGGGCTCAAACAACTGACGCCACATCCTTGGGAGAATTTAGAAGATCGCTATCCTGAAGGAACCAAGATTAGTGGAAAAATTGTCAGCTTAACCAACTACGGTGCATTCGTTGAAATTGAACCGGGAGTTGAAGGATTGGTCCATGTTTCAGAAATGTCTTGGACTCGCCATATTAAAAACCCATCAGAAATGTTTTCACTGGGTGATGAAGTTGAAGCAGTTGTATTGGCTATCAATGCTGAAGAACGAAAAATCAGTTTGGGTGCTAAGCAACTCCAAGCAGATCCATGGGATCAGATTGAAGAAAAATATATGGTTGGGACAATTGTGAAAGGAAAAGTCATTAATCTGACTCAATTTGGCGCTTTTGTTGAATTGGAAGAAGGTATTGATGGCTTAATCCATGTTTCTGATTTGTCTTGGACAAAAGTAGTTCGTCATCCAAAGGAAATTATTGAAAAAGGCCAAACGGTCGAAGTTCGCGTATTAGAAGTTTCCCGTGAAAGCAGACGCATTGCCCTTGGACTGAAACAAGTGGAAGAAGACCCATGGCCAGAATTGGTAAAACAATTTGAAACAGGGAAAGAAATAGAAGGTGAAGTGGTTCGCGTACTGGATAAAGGCATAATTTTAATGCTGGATCAGGATGTGGAGGGAATAATTCCTTTTGGTCGCCAACCCAAACGCCAGCGCAAAGCGCTTTCTTCCAAGTACAAAGCCGGTCAAAAAATGAGTGGTGTTGTTATGGAAGTTAAACCGGACGATAAAAAAGTTGTTCTTTACGTAGAAGAACTGAGTAGCGATAAACCGGGTAAGGTTGATGAAGTTCAGGAATATCTTGAAAGCCAAGATGAGCCTGAAGGTGAAAAAATCGAAATACCCACTGGTGCTACAGAAAAAACTGAAGGCGATACTGAGGCGGTGGAGGAATAATTTCCGTCTCTCAGTCTCCTAAATAAATATGGGGAAGGGATTCAATCCTAATAGCCTAAAGTCCTTCCTCTCCTTGCAAAAGCTGGGAATTAGACTTGGTGCCATCGGCTTGGCTGTGCTGCTGTGGTTATTTGTTGTCAGTGAGAATGAATATACTATGGTAGTGGATGTGCCGATCGAAGCACGAAACTTGCCCGCCCGCCATGCTTTGAAAGAAGAAGTTCCTGATGTAGCAAAGGTGCGATTGCGCGGAAGGGGTCGTTCGTTATTTAAAACAGTCATTCTCAAAAATTTTATTCCAAATTTTAAACTAGTTCTGGATTTA
This genomic window from Candidatus Neomarinimicrobiota bacterium contains:
- a CDS encoding rRNA pseudouridine synthase, with product MRLNKFIAQAGIASRREADKLIKGATVTINGVVEVNPAYDVQVSDDVRYDNARIKPESNIRIILLNKPEGYITTVKDPMRRKTVMDLIQTEERLFPVGRLDKDSTGLLLLTNDGALANKLMHPKNRIPRIYKVVIDKVFRGWEVKRLATRVYIGQKEWGRAEVVEQQQVKGRATVLLRLYQGKKREVRRMMYRMKRKLFSLDRIQFGPIELGNIARGAWRDLNESELKALDKLNS
- the rpsA gene encoding 30S ribosomal protein S1: MSETIQEPVVEQTNDSPELAVSAEIVDEAPTTSNGADAPGKDVPKPELNYLASDLFNEVRQVSLEELMSSAVIEEVSQEEQDRYLSTFSEINEREIVTGRVIGMNEKEILIDIGFKSEGVIHRDEFTEDTLPEVGEKLDVYLERMEDESGKTVLSKEKADFLRRWTQLREIHETGEIISGRIVRRIKGGMVVDLEGVQAFLPGSQIDVRPVKDFDKYIDTEMELRVVKFNEFRKNVVVSHKAILEESLAEQQDELFEKLEVGNVMEGRVKNITDFGVFIDLGGIDGLLHITDLSWGRVNHPSELIGMDDTLTIKIIDFDKEKKRVSLGLKQLTPHPWENLEDRYPEGTKISGKIVSLTNYGAFVEIEPGVEGLVHVSEMSWTRHIKNPSEMFSLGDEVEAVVLAINAEERKISLGAKQLQADPWDQIEEKYMVGTIVKGKVINLTQFGAFVELEEGIDGLIHVSDLSWTKVVRHPKEIIEKGQTVEVRVLEVSRESRRIALGLKQVEEDPWPELVKQFETGKEIEGEVVRVLDKGIILMLDQDVEGIIPFGRQPKRQRKALSSKYKAGQKMSGVVMEVKPDDKKVVLYVEELSSDKPGKVDEVQEYLESQDEPEGEKIEIPTGATEKTEGDTEAVEE
- a CDS encoding (d)CMP kinase, yielding MIVAIDGPAATGKSTSAKLVAQKLSFTYLDTGAMYRCVTLAVLRDQISLDDERAFEQLLKSMNIQLDKTDDRLVVHLNGEDVSTEIRKAKVTSQVSAVSALPQVRSALVDFQRNIAKDQNCVMEGRDIGTVVFPNAEFKFFLIADDKIRAERRQLDLLAIGEKKSIDELVEEIRQRDALDSGRSHSPLRKADDAIEVDTSKMTINEQVDFMVNKVKTLTIGN